One Nonomuraea angiospora DNA segment encodes these proteins:
- a CDS encoding phosphotransferase family protein: MTGEIRALLARHLPDYRVRSVDRLGQGLDNRVYEVNNELLVRRNKAATPEETRQEVARLAAVRELSPLPVPEVVFADEESGVIAYSKLPGEPLNRHPVDDPRLLARPLAELLSALHGASPDRMRDLAPVDTYPALDLLQDAELDYRDVEAHVPEEQRHLVERFLREPPPDEPTELRFCHNDLGAEHLLADAATGTITGVIDWTDAAITDPAHDFARIFRDLGPEVFELTVSRYAFTLDEAARARVLFYARCALIEDLAYGLSTGPHHYAEAALTHLAWTFG, from the coding sequence GTGACTGGAGAAATCCGCGCGCTGCTGGCCCGTCATCTCCCCGACTACCGGGTGCGCTCCGTCGATCGGCTGGGCCAGGGCCTCGACAACAGGGTGTACGAGGTCAACAACGAATTACTGGTACGGCGTAACAAGGCGGCGACCCCCGAGGAGACCCGCCAGGAGGTCGCCCGCCTGGCGGCCGTCAGGGAGTTGTCCCCGCTGCCGGTCCCCGAGGTGGTCTTCGCCGACGAGGAGTCGGGGGTGATCGCCTACAGCAAGCTCCCGGGCGAGCCCCTCAACCGCCACCCCGTGGACGACCCCCGGCTCCTGGCCCGGCCCCTGGCCGAACTCCTCAGCGCCCTGCACGGCGCCTCCCCTGACAGGATGCGCGACCTCGCACCGGTGGACACCTATCCGGCGCTGGACCTCCTCCAGGACGCCGAGCTCGACTACCGCGACGTCGAGGCCCACGTCCCGGAAGAACAGCGCCACCTGGTGGAGCGCTTCCTGCGGGAGCCGCCGCCGGACGAGCCCACCGAGCTCCGCTTCTGCCACAACGACCTGGGCGCAGAGCACCTGCTGGCGGACGCGGCCACCGGCACGATCACCGGCGTCATCGACTGGACCGACGCCGCCATCACCGACCCCGCCCACGACTTCGCCCGGATCTTCCGCGACCTGGGACCGGAGGTCTTCGAGCTGACGGTGTCGCGCTACGCCTTCACCCTGGACGAGGCGGCCCGCGCGCGGGTCCTCTTCTACGCGAGGTGCGCACTCATCGAGGACCTGGCGTACGGCCTGAGCACCGGCCCCCACCACTACGCCGAGGCCGCCCTGACCCACCTGGCCTGGACCTTCGGGTAG
- a CDS encoding GNAT family N-acetyltransferase gives MTSAWVGRLVRLRAIEPEDWETFHSFNEYSDAVRSGEHLHPPQSAARARKWAVELAERTQDLDDVRLVIATREGNTPVGMLNTHSVDRVHGTFAYGIGIGTPHHRKGYAGDAVVLLLRYMFFERRFQKAEAGVYGTNEASLALHRRLGFVEEGRRRRSHYADGRYDDEVLFGMTIEEFTERHVS, from the coding sequence ATGACGTCGGCATGGGTAGGCCGGCTCGTCCGGTTGCGCGCCATCGAGCCCGAGGACTGGGAGACGTTCCACTCCTTCAACGAATACTCCGACGCGGTCAGGAGCGGGGAGCATCTCCACCCGCCGCAGTCGGCGGCGCGGGCCAGGAAGTGGGCCGTCGAGCTGGCCGAGCGGACCCAGGACCTGGACGACGTACGCCTGGTGATCGCCACCCGGGAAGGGAACACCCCGGTCGGCATGCTGAACACGCACAGCGTCGACCGGGTGCACGGCACCTTCGCGTACGGGATCGGCATCGGCACGCCCCACCACCGCAAGGGGTACGCCGGTGACGCCGTCGTCCTGCTCCTGAGATACATGTTCTTCGAGCGCCGCTTCCAGAAGGCCGAGGCGGGGGTCTACGGCACCAACGAGGCGTCGCTGGCGCTGCACCGGCGGCTGGGGTTCGTCGAGGAGGGCCGCCGGCGCAGGAGCCACTACGCCGACGGCCGTTACGACGACGAGGTCCTGTTCGGGATGACGATCGAGGAGTTCACCGAACGCCACGTCTCCTGA
- a CDS encoding LysR family transcriptional regulator, with protein sequence MLKEMHCFARVAERLSFSRAAADLGMSQPAMSQAITRLERAAGVRLFERTARDVRLTAEGKALLPYAEQVIESVGAFEAESARLARPTIHLAYPPLVGALAARIVRRLAGRTPAIGVELRAAGRGAAVRALADGEVSAAILATPAPAQFVTAARFHVTVDHLAVPAGHRLASRPKVAPGELGGQVLLTPGSRPWPGLPGRSRLAADDDFAAALDLVAAGAGLLPIPQLLVRTIRRDDVRFVPLDAGDLRITYALAWSKERVTPELMALVQAVQDALWTR encoded by the coding sequence ATGCTCAAGGAGATGCACTGCTTCGCCAGGGTCGCGGAGCGGCTCAGCTTCTCCAGGGCCGCCGCCGACCTGGGGATGTCCCAGCCCGCCATGAGCCAGGCCATCACCCGGCTCGAGCGCGCCGCCGGGGTCAGGCTCTTCGAGCGGACTGCCCGCGACGTGCGGCTCACGGCGGAGGGCAAGGCGCTGCTGCCGTACGCGGAGCAGGTGATCGAGTCGGTGGGCGCCTTCGAGGCCGAGTCGGCGCGGCTGGCCAGGCCGACCATTCATCTCGCTTATCCACCGCTCGTCGGAGCGCTGGCGGCGCGGATCGTCAGGCGGCTGGCCGGCCGCACCCCGGCGATCGGCGTGGAGCTGCGGGCGGCGGGCCGGGGCGCGGCGGTGCGGGCGCTGGCGGACGGCGAGGTCTCGGCGGCGATCCTGGCCACTCCGGCGCCGGCGCAGTTCGTGACGGCGGCCAGGTTTCACGTCACGGTCGACCACCTGGCCGTGCCCGCGGGTCACCGGCTGGCCTCCCGGCCCAAGGTCGCGCCCGGCGAGCTGGGCGGGCAGGTGCTGCTCACGCCGGGCAGCCGCCCGTGGCCGGGGCTGCCGGGGCGCTCGCGCCTGGCGGCCGACGACGACTTCGCGGCCGCGCTCGACCTGGTGGCCGCGGGCGCCGGGCTGCTGCCGATCCCGCAGCTCCTGGTCAGGACCATCAGGAGGGACGACGTGCGCTTCGTGCCGCTCGACGCCGGCGACCTGCGCATCACGTACGCGCTGGCCTGGTCGAAGGAGCGGGTG
- a CDS encoding VOC family protein, which produces MTHYSRLYKVVIDVPEGDHDKEVTFWQEATGQTLTRFERYPEYHGASLPGDVFALLVQRLGTGPARVHLDIHTDDLEAETARLEALGARRLRLVNDHWCVMEDPAGLPFCVIPQPPGSLNDQNAQRWDG; this is translated from the coding sequence ATGACGCACTACAGCAGGCTCTACAAGGTCGTGATCGATGTCCCGGAGGGCGATCACGACAAGGAAGTGACGTTCTGGCAGGAGGCGACCGGTCAGACGCTGACCCGGTTCGAGCGGTACCCGGAGTACCACGGCGCTTCCTTGCCCGGTGACGTCTTCGCCCTGCTCGTCCAGCGACTCGGGACGGGCCCCGCGCGGGTCCACCTCGACATCCACACCGACGACCTGGAGGCGGAGACCGCGCGCCTGGAGGCCCTCGGTGCCCGGCGCCTGCGGCTGGTCAACGACCATTGGTGCGTCATGGAGGACCCCGCCGGGCTGCCCTTCTGCGTCATCCCTCAGCCGCCGGGCTCCCTGAACGACCAGAACGCCCAGCGCTGGGACGGCTGA
- the metE gene encoding 5-methyltetrahydropteroyltriglutamate--homocysteine S-methyltransferase — protein sequence MSPFPKSTVLGYPRIGPRRELKRALESYWDGRSSRAELERVGAEIRERTWHRLAELGLEGLPSNTFSLYDQVLDTAVLLGAVPARYREAGDPYFAMARGTEGLAPLRMTKWFDTNYHYIVPEIGPDTVFKLDAAKPLSEVREARALGYETRPVVVGPVTFLLLGSALDRLDDVLACYEELLSALAAEGVSWVQLDEPALVGDRTAEELATVRAAYSRLGSLTTRPGLFVASYFGDLGEALPVLAETPVEAIGIDLVRGAVPVLDLTGKTVVAGVVSGRDVWRTSPGRALAALGAVRASEVVVSTSCSLLHVPYDVEAEPELDPALKGRLAFAEQKVAEVVALARSPLRDAPHAAPSVALPAPVVPEERSPYAVRAAAQAEHLRLPALPITTIGSFPQTGSLRAARAAVVSGTLSQADYERQVEAEIEHVIRLQERLGLDVLVHGEPERNDMVQYFAEHLDGFAVTRNGWVQSYGSRCTRPPILHGDVGRPSPITVRWATYAQSLTDKPVKGMLTGPVTIVAWSFVRDDLPLRDVVFQVADAVREEVRDLEAAGVSVIQVDEPALRELLPLRRAAQADYLEWAVAAYRRATSGAGDRTQIHTHLCYSDADQILAAIDGLDADVTTIESARSGARILGTVGTFGRGLGPGVYDIHSPRVPAASEVEDLLRRTLAALPVERVWVNPDCGLKTRTYEEVEASLANVVTATRRVRADLHAL from the coding sequence ATGTCCCCATTCCCCAAGTCCACCGTCCTCGGATATCCGAGGATCGGGCCGCGGCGGGAGCTGAAGCGGGCGCTGGAGTCGTACTGGGACGGGCGGTCGAGCCGGGCGGAGCTCGAACGGGTGGGGGCCGAGATCAGGGAGCGGACCTGGCACAGGCTGGCCGAGCTGGGGCTGGAAGGGCTGCCGTCCAACACGTTCTCGCTGTACGACCAGGTGCTGGACACGGCGGTGCTGCTGGGCGCGGTGCCCGCGCGCTACCGCGAGGCCGGCGACCCCTACTTCGCGATGGCCAGGGGCACCGAGGGGCTGGCGCCGCTGCGGATGACGAAGTGGTTCGACACGAACTACCACTACATCGTGCCGGAGATCGGCCCCGACACCGTGTTCAAGCTGGACGCGGCCAAGCCGCTCTCCGAGGTGCGCGAGGCGCGGGCGCTGGGGTACGAGACGCGGCCCGTCGTGGTGGGGCCGGTGACGTTCCTGCTGCTGGGGTCGGCGCTGGACCGGCTGGACGACGTGCTGGCCTGCTACGAGGAGCTGCTGTCCGCGCTGGCCGCCGAGGGGGTCTCGTGGGTCCAGCTCGACGAGCCCGCGCTGGTCGGCGACCGGACCGCCGAAGAGCTGGCCACCGTGCGCGCCGCCTACTCCCGGCTCGGCTCCCTGACCACCCGGCCGGGGCTCTTCGTGGCCTCCTACTTCGGCGACCTCGGGGAGGCCCTCCCGGTCCTGGCCGAGACCCCGGTGGAGGCCATCGGCATCGACCTCGTCCGCGGCGCCGTGCCCGTGCTCGACCTGACCGGCAAGACCGTGGTGGCGGGCGTGGTGTCCGGGCGCGACGTGTGGCGTACCTCGCCCGGTCGCGCCCTGGCCGCCCTGGGCGCCGTACGCGCCTCGGAGGTGGTGGTCAGCACGTCGTGCTCGCTGCTGCACGTCCCCTACGACGTGGAGGCCGAGCCAGAGCTGGACCCCGCGTTGAAGGGGCGGCTGGCGTTCGCCGAGCAGAAGGTGGCGGAGGTGGTGGCGCTCGCGCGGTCCCCGCTGCGGGACGCTCCGCACGCCGCGCCCTCCGTGGCGCTGCCGGCGCCCGTGGTGCCGGAGGAGCGCAGCCCGTACGCGGTGCGGGCGGCGGCGCAGGCCGAGCACCTGCGGCTGCCCGCGCTGCCGATCACCACGATCGGCTCGTTCCCGCAGACCGGCTCCCTGCGCGCCGCCCGTGCCGCGGTCGTCTCGGGCACGCTCTCCCAGGCCGACTACGAGCGGCAGGTCGAGGCCGAGATCGAGCACGTCATCCGGCTCCAGGAACGCCTCGGGCTCGACGTCCTCGTCCACGGCGAGCCGGAGCGCAACGACATGGTGCAGTACTTCGCCGAGCACCTCGACGGGTTCGCCGTCACCAGGAACGGCTGGGTCCAGTCGTACGGCTCCCGCTGCACCCGCCCGCCGATCCTGCACGGGGACGTCGGCCGCCCGTCGCCGATCACGGTGCGGTGGGCCACGTACGCGCAGTCGCTCACGGACAAGCCGGTCAAGGGCATGCTCACCGGCCCCGTCACCATCGTGGCCTGGTCCTTCGTCCGCGACGACCTGCCGCTGCGCGACGTCGTGTTCCAGGTGGCGGACGCCGTCCGGGAGGAGGTCCGCGACCTGGAGGCGGCCGGTGTGTCGGTCATCCAGGTGGACGAACCCGCCCTCCGCGAGCTGCTCCCGCTGCGGCGGGCCGCGCAGGCCGACTACCTGGAGTGGGCGGTGGCCGCCTACCGCCGGGCCACGTCGGGGGCCGGCGACCGCACGCAGATCCACACGCACCTGTGCTACTCGGACGCCGACCAGATCCTGGCCGCCATCGACGGCCTGGACGCCGACGTGACCACCATCGAGTCGGCCCGCTCGGGCGCGCGCATCCTGGGCACCGTCGGGACCTTCGGGCGGGGGCTCGGGCCCGGCGTCTACGACATCCACTCGCCGCGGGTGCCCGCCGCCTCGGAGGTCGAGGACCTGCTGCGCCGGACGCTGGCGGCGCTGCCGGTGGAGCGGGTCTGGGTCAACCCGGACTGCGGGCTGAAGACCCGGACGTACGAGGAGGTGGAGGCGTCACTGGCGAACGTGGTCACGGCCACCCGCCGGGTCCGAGCGGACCTTCACGCTCTCTGA
- a CDS encoding alpha/beta fold hydrolase, with protein sequence MIELDVPAGGGRTLHVYDTAPEQSGRLPVMWHHGTPNVGAPPEPLFTAAAELGLRWVSFDRPGYGGSSVAPGRTIASVAADAATVADALGIDRFAVAGYSGGGSYALGCAAVLGGRVQAVLGLAAIAPYGAAGLDWFAGMIPSGVAALRAAVEGREARAALQASDFIYDCEFTEADLALFEGPWGWLGKVGKPALAAGPYGQIDDDVSYTLPWGCDPGTVDAPVLLLHGTGDRIIPAGHGSWLAAHCPTAELRLCEGDSHFTIVTHAERGLEWLRRQI encoded by the coding sequence ATGATCGAGCTCGACGTCCCGGCGGGTGGCGGCCGCACGCTGCACGTCTACGACACCGCCCCGGAGCAGAGCGGGCGGTTGCCTGTCATGTGGCATCACGGCACACCCAACGTGGGGGCGCCTCCGGAGCCGCTCTTCACCGCGGCCGCCGAGCTGGGGTTGCGCTGGGTGTCATTCGATCGGCCGGGCTACGGCGGCTCCAGCGTCGCGCCAGGGCGCACGATCGCGTCGGTCGCCGCTGACGCGGCAACGGTCGCGGACGCGCTCGGCATCGATCGGTTCGCCGTCGCGGGGTACTCCGGCGGCGGGTCTTATGCTCTCGGATGCGCGGCGGTTCTGGGTGGTCGCGTCCAGGCCGTGCTGGGCCTGGCCGCCATCGCCCCGTACGGCGCGGCCGGACTGGACTGGTTCGCCGGGATGATTCCGTCAGGCGTGGCCGCGCTGAGGGCAGCAGTGGAGGGCCGAGAGGCGAGGGCGGCGCTGCAGGCGTCGGACTTCATCTACGATTGCGAGTTCACCGAGGCCGATCTGGCCTTGTTCGAGGGGCCGTGGGGATGGCTGGGGAAGGTCGGGAAGCCGGCTCTCGCCGCCGGTCCGTACGGCCAGATCGACGACGACGTCTCCTACACCCTTCCCTGGGGCTGCGATCCCGGCACTGTCGACGCCCCGGTCCTCCTCCTGCACGGCACCGGCGACCGGATCATCCCCGCCGGTCACGGGTCGTGGCTGGCCGCCCATTGCCCTACCGCCGAGCTGCGGCTCTGCGAGGGCGACAGCCACTTCACCATCGTCACCCATGCCGAACGAGGTCTGGAGTGGCTTCGCCGGCAGATCTGA
- a CDS encoding carbohydrate ABC transporter permease — MTTMISWTVATSRRLARQERRRRLGPLGVLTHVALLVWSLLVIVPILWTFLASVKSEDEIFGDAWSLPATLHWDNFARAWEQAHIGQYMLNSVIVVSFSTFGTMLIGSMAAYVLARYPFRGNRAIYLLFVSGLAFPVYLALTPLFFVVQNMGNVPLIGPFIGLNTHAGLVLVYIAYSMPFTVFFLSAFFRTLPTAVGEAAMVDGASHTRVFFQIMLPMAKPGIISITIFNILGQWNQYQLPLVLLQERDKWVLTMGIADISTAAGYDQDWSALFAALTLAILPMLVVYTVFQRQIQSGLTSGALK, encoded by the coding sequence ATGACAACGATGATCTCGTGGACGGTGGCCACCTCCCGGAGGCTCGCCCGCCAGGAGCGCCGGCGCCGGCTCGGCCCGCTGGGCGTGCTGACGCACGTCGCGCTGCTGGTCTGGTCGCTGCTGGTGATCGTGCCGATCCTGTGGACGTTCCTGGCCTCGGTCAAGAGCGAGGACGAGATCTTCGGTGACGCCTGGTCGCTGCCGGCCACGCTGCACTGGGACAACTTCGCCAGGGCCTGGGAGCAGGCGCACATCGGGCAGTACATGCTCAACAGCGTCATCGTCGTGTCGTTCAGTACGTTCGGCACGATGCTCATCGGGTCGATGGCGGCGTACGTGCTGGCGCGTTACCCCTTCCGCGGCAACCGGGCGATCTACCTGCTCTTCGTCTCGGGCCTGGCCTTTCCCGTCTACCTGGCCCTGACCCCGCTCTTCTTCGTCGTCCAGAACATGGGCAACGTGCCGCTCATCGGCCCCTTCATCGGCCTGAACACGCACGCGGGACTGGTCCTGGTCTACATCGCGTACTCGATGCCGTTCACGGTCTTCTTCCTGTCGGCGTTCTTCCGCACGCTGCCCACGGCGGTGGGGGAGGCCGCCATGGTGGACGGCGCGTCGCACACCCGCGTCTTCTTCCAGATCATGCTGCCGATGGCCAAGCCGGGCATCATCAGCATCACGATCTTCAACATCCTGGGCCAGTGGAACCAGTACCAGCTGCCTCTGGTGCTGCTGCAGGAGCGCGACAAATGGGTCCTCACCATGGGAATCGCCGATATTTCCACCGCCGCCGGATACGACCAGGACTGGTCCGCCCTCTTCGCCGCCCTGACCCTGGCGATCCTGCCGATGCTGGTGGTCTACACGGTCTTCCAGCGCCAGATCCAGAGCGGTCTGACATCCGGCGCCCTCAAGTAG
- a CDS encoding GNAT family N-acetyltransferase, translated as MIELIAPTGRLHSSWLTARDEWPPGAHQDGAGLRLVADDDLDSPEGFASWVERLRRQSDRSLPVGEGRVHATHWWIVDGETYLGAIDLRHYLNAFLLEGGGHIGYSIRPSARRRGLATWALGAVLLKAPALGLDRVLLTCDDGNVASARTIEGNGGVLEDVRSTEIGVKRRYWIVLGD; from the coding sequence ATGATCGAACTGATCGCTCCCACGGGGCGGCTCCATTCCTCGTGGCTCACCGCGCGTGACGAGTGGCCGCCCGGTGCTCACCAGGACGGGGCCGGCTTGCGGCTGGTCGCTGACGATGACCTCGACAGTCCGGAAGGGTTCGCCTCATGGGTCGAGCGGCTGCGCCGGCAGTCAGACCGGTCGCTGCCCGTCGGGGAAGGACGCGTCCACGCCACCCACTGGTGGATCGTCGACGGCGAGACCTACCTCGGAGCCATCGACCTCCGCCACTATCTGAACGCCTTTCTGCTGGAAGGCGGCGGGCACATCGGCTACAGCATCCGGCCTTCTGCCAGAAGGCGGGGACTGGCCACGTGGGCGCTGGGAGCGGTGCTGCTCAAGGCGCCGGCGCTCGGTCTGGACCGGGTCCTTCTCACCTGTGACGACGGCAACGTCGCTTCGGCGCGCACCATCGAAGGCAACGGCGGTGTCCTGGAAGACGTGCGCAGCACCGAGATCGGGGTCAAGCGCCGCTACTGGATTGTTCTCGGTGACTGA
- a CDS encoding carbohydrate ABC transporter permease, which yields MIFNRYRRGLFITSFLAAPVILYLVYVISPYIQAFYIAMTDWRGVTATPTFIGLDNFKRLFSDGTFWKAVTHNGALLVLLPLITIVIALFFAFLLNVGGAQGTSGIRGSKFYRVVFFFPQVLAVAVVAVLFQQVFRPDGSGMLNGPLMALGVRPIGFLSDPDVAFWSVLGVMVWQAVGFYVVLFSAGLASIPRDMFEAAQIDGAGRVSLFFRITLPLLWDTVQVAWVYLGILALDVFAIVWVMTDQHGGPDWSTTVMAAEIYRNAFQYFRFGYASALGVIMFFFTVGFAILSLRLSRRERIEY from the coding sequence ATGATCTTCAACAGGTATCGCCGCGGGCTGTTCATCACCTCGTTCCTGGCAGCCCCGGTGATCCTCTACCTGGTCTACGTGATCTCGCCGTACATCCAGGCTTTCTACATCGCGATGACCGACTGGCGCGGCGTGACGGCCACGCCCACGTTCATCGGCCTGGACAACTTCAAGCGGCTCTTCAGCGACGGCACGTTCTGGAAGGCCGTCACGCACAACGGCGCGCTGCTCGTGCTGCTGCCGCTGATCACGATCGTCATCGCCCTGTTCTTCGCCTTCCTCCTCAACGTGGGCGGCGCGCAGGGCACGTCGGGGATCCGCGGGTCGAAGTTCTACCGCGTGGTGTTCTTCTTCCCCCAGGTCCTGGCCGTCGCGGTGGTGGCGGTGCTGTTCCAGCAGGTGTTCCGGCCGGACGGCAGCGGCATGCTCAACGGCCCGCTGATGGCGCTCGGGGTCAGGCCGATCGGCTTCCTGTCCGATCCGGACGTGGCGTTCTGGTCGGTGCTGGGCGTCATGGTGTGGCAGGCGGTCGGCTTCTACGTGGTGCTCTTCTCCGCCGGCCTGGCCTCCATCCCCAGGGACATGTTCGAGGCCGCGCAGATCGACGGGGCCGGCCGGGTGAGCCTGTTCTTCCGCATCACGCTGCCGCTGCTCTGGGACACCGTGCAGGTGGCCTGGGTCTATCTGGGGATCCTGGCGCTGGACGTGTTCGCGATCGTCTGGGTGATGACCGACCAGCACGGCGGCCCCGACTGGTCGACCACGGTCATGGCCGCCGAGATCTACCGCAACGCCTTCCAGTACTTCCGCTTCGGCTATGCCTCGGCGCTGGGCGTGATCATGTTCTTCTTCACCGTCGGCTTCGCGATCCTCTCGCTGCGCCTCTCGCGGCGCGAACGAATCGAGTACTGA